A single genomic interval of Candidatus Bathyarchaeota archaeon harbors:
- a CDS encoding RuvB-like domain-containing protein, producing MTSIKEVPTDKITRFERVGAHTHIKGLGLDKKGNAIKIKDGMVGQERAREAAGLVVRMIKDGKLSGKTIILAGPPGTGKTAIAIAISKELGKNVPFIQMSGSEVYSSERKKTEVLMEAIRKCIGVEIHEMRKVYEGEIVDINISTAPHPYNPYQKVPESVRLTLKTTDEEKSIEAGASITQQLIQQNISEGHVVQIDAESGRVASLGLSVDSAKGKTYDVDTRQKVPRPAGEVLKEKEFVYTPTLTNLDELNARSRSGGLFSTFFAGAESKEIDSEIRVAVDQQVKDWVDKGKAFIHPGVLFIDDSHLLDLEAFSFLGRAMESELVPIIILATNRGMARIRGTDVKSPLGFPIDLIDRAVIIGTQQYDPESIQGILRIICGEEKIEMEDDAIRKLTEVGSKSSLRYAAGLLSLAAQSAKTASRDRVTVEDIDRVDKLFMDIGKAAEYLKRYEEKMMTH from the coding sequence TTGACTTCAATAAAAGAAGTGCCGACAGATAAAATAACTCGTTTTGAACGCGTGGGAGCCCATACCCACATCAAAGGTCTAGGATTGGACAAGAAGGGTAACGCCATAAAAATTAAAGATGGAATGGTTGGTCAAGAAAGAGCACGTGAAGCCGCAGGGTTAGTTGTTAGAATGATCAAAGATGGTAAACTAAGCGGCAAAACAATCATACTGGCTGGCCCTCCGGGAACAGGCAAGACAGCCATCGCCATAGCGATTTCCAAAGAACTTGGTAAAAATGTTCCTTTTATTCAGATGAGCGGTAGCGAAGTCTATAGTAGCGAACGCAAAAAAACTGAAGTTTTGATGGAAGCCATACGCAAGTGCATTGGTGTTGAAATTCACGAAATGAGAAAAGTGTACGAAGGCGAAATTGTCGACATCAACATTTCAACCGCACCACATCCTTACAATCCCTATCAGAAAGTTCCAGAGAGCGTCCGCTTAACATTGAAAACGACAGATGAAGAGAAATCCATCGAAGCAGGTGCTTCAATAACCCAGCAGTTGATTCAACAAAACATCTCAGAAGGCCATGTTGTCCAAATTGATGCAGAGAGTGGACGAGTAGCCAGTTTAGGATTAAGCGTGGACAGTGCAAAAGGCAAAACTTACGATGTCGACACCAGACAGAAAGTTCCGAGACCCGCTGGCGAAGTTTTAAAAGAGAAAGAGTTTGTCTACACACCAACGCTTACGAATTTGGACGAACTCAACGCTAGAAGTCGTTCAGGCGGCTTGTTTTCTACGTTTTTCGCAGGCGCTGAATCGAAGGAAATAGATTCAGAAATTCGTGTAGCTGTTGATCAACAGGTGAAAGATTGGGTGGACAAGGGCAAAGCGTTCATTCACCCTGGTGTGCTCTTCATTGACGATTCCCATCTGTTGGATTTGGAAGCGTTTAGCTTTCTCGGTAGAGCTATGGAAAGTGAACTTGTTCCGATAATAATACTTGCCACAAATAGGGGAATGGCACGCATTCGCGGGACGGACGTTAAAAGCCCACTTGGATTTCCGATAGATCTCATCGACCGAGCTGTGATCATTGGAACACAGCAGTACGACCCAGAGAGCATTCAAGGAATCCTTCGAATAATATGCGGAGAAGAGAAGATAGAGATGGAAGACGATGCAATTCGGAAACTTACAGAAGTTGGGTCGAAGAGCTCGCTTCGATACGCTGCGGGGCTTCTAAGTTTGGCAGCTCAAAGCGCCAAAACTGCAAGTCGAGATAGAGTAACTGTCGAAGATATAGATAGGGTTGACAAGCTGTTCATGGACATTGGAAAGGCAGCAGAGTATTTGAAGCGATATGAAGAGAAGATGATGACACATTAA